The Theileria orientalis strain Shintoku DNA, chromosome 3, complete genome genome window below encodes:
- a CDS encoding uncharacterized protein (nucleic acid binding, OB-fold, tRNA/helicase-type domain containing protein) yields MDSFGFGILGGIFSANQPQNDEPEPAPKAESKYEVANDYTPPDVSEITQPIFQKQQKQSNVETLMPVVVGKVLSNINDPNQKLRIFNTPVFGMCLLGRVKKLEKFASMFQFDLEDATGAIKVHFSNVALELDEDDYVQVVGSLVLLSLDNFYVDSQHLSNFGKYSEQVEQRIRYHNVLVAQAAYNLDVAEKLRLQNKHTGRVTDLPGPSTSRKFEELQLGPEYSHVTDEVEILVLKYLKSTADGISKKSSLFQSLSHSYQESDVDAAIQSLIEQSELASVKDHVCLAI; encoded by the exons ATGGACAGCTTTGGGTTTGGAATATTAGGAGGAATATTTTCCGCCAATCAGCCTCAGAACGACGAGCCTGAACCCGCTCCAAAGGCTGAAAGCAAATACGAGGTGGCGAACGACTACACCCCTCCCGACGTCTCCGAGATTACTCAGCCCATCTTTCAGAAACAGCAGAAGCAGAGCAACGTCGAGACTCTGATGCCGGTCGTGGTCGGAAAGGTGCTGTCGAACATAAACGACCCGAACCAGAAGCTGCGGATCTTCAACACGCCCGTGTTCGGGATGTGCCTGCTCGGGAGGGTGAAGAAGCTCGAAAAGTTCGCCTCCATGTTCCAGTTTGACCTGGAGGACGCCACTGGCGCCATCAAGGTGCACTTTTCCAACGTCGCCCTGGAGctggacgaggacgacTACGTGCAGGTCGTCGGCTCCCTCGTCCTCCTCAGCCTCGACAACTTTTACGTCGACTCTCAGCACCTGAGCAACTTCGGCAAGTACTCCGAGCAGGTTGAGCAGCGCATCCGGTACCACAACGTGCTCGTGGCCCAGGCCGCGTACAACCTGGACGTCGCCGAGAAGCTCAGGCTTCAGAACAAGCACACTGGCAGGGTGACTGACCTGCCCGGCCCCTCCACCTCCAGGAAGTTCGAGGAGCTGCAGCTTGGTCCCGAGTACTCGCACGTCACTGACGAGGTCGAGATTCTTGTGCTGAAGTACCTCAAGTCTACTGCCGACGGGATCTCTAAAAAGTCATCGCTGTTCCAGTCACTTTCTCACTCTTACCAAG AATCTGACGTTGATGCTGCCATTCAATCTCTCATTGAGCAGTCTGAGCTTGCTTCCGTCAAGGACCACGTCTGCCTAGCTATATAG